The Novosphingobium humi DNA window GCGTTAATCCTTAGCCGCCCCGTGCGGGGAGGCCCGCCGCACGCAGGGCCCCATGCGCCTGGGCAATCGAATATTTGCCGAAGTGGAAAATGCTGGCCGCCAGAACCGCGCTGGCATGGCCCTTGGTCACACCGTCTACCAGATGATCGAGATTGCCCACGCCGCCGCTGGCGATGACAGGAATTCCGACACTGTCGGCAATTTTGCGCGTCAGTTCGAGGTCATAGCCCGCCTGCGTGCCGTCGCCATCCATGCTGGTCACCAGCAATTCGCCCGCGCCCAATTCGGTCAGGCGCACCGCATGCTCGATCGCGTCAATGCCGGTGGCCTTGCGCCCGCCATGGGTGAAGATTTCCCACCGGCCCGGCGCCACGCGGCGCGCGTCCACGCTGGCCACGATGCACTGGCTGCCGAATTTCTCGGCGATGTCACGCACCACCTCGGGGCGGCTGACGGCGGCGCTGTTGACCGCCACCTTGTCCGCGCCCGCCAGCAACAGCGCGCGCGCATCCTCGGCGCTGCGCACGCCCCCGCCCACGGTCAGCGGCATGAAGCAGACCTCCGCCGTGCGGCGCACCACATCGAGCAGCGTCCCGCGCCCCTCATGGCTGGCGGAAATGTCCAGAAAGCACAGCTCATCCGCGCCCGCCGCGTCATAGGCCCGCGCCTGCTCCACCGGGTCGCCCGCATCGATCAGGTCGACAAAGTTCACGCCCTTCACCACGCGGCCATCGCGGACATCGAGGCAGGGAATTACGCGGATACGAACGGTCATGTCTTTTGCCTCCGGCGGGCAAAGGGATTCGAGCCCTTTGCAATCCCGTTAATGGGTGGCGCTCCATCGCAGACGGAAGGCCATGCGGCGGAGCTGGTATTATAGCCTGCGGCGCGGCAAAGGAGCGCCAAAAGCACCGCAGGCCTTACAATTCAAACGGCGCGTCCGACACCAAAGGCCGAACCACAAGCGCCACGCAGACAGTAAAGGGAGCGCGAGGGTCTAGACCCTCACATCTATCCCTTACTCCTTATTCGCCATCGCAATCGCCGCAGCCAGATCGAGCTTGCCCTCGAACAAAGCCCGACCCGTAATCACACCCTCAATCCCATCCTCTGCATGCAAAGCCAGCAACCGGATATCATCCAGCCCCTTGACCCCGCCGGACGCAATCACGGGAATATTCACCCGGCGCGCCAGATCGACGGTCGCCTCGATATTGGCGCCCTTCAGCAAGCCATCGCGGCCAATGTCGGTAAACAGCAGCGAGGCCACGCCCGCATCCTCGAACCGGCGGGCCAGATCGACCACGGCCACATCCGACACATCGGCCCAGCCCTGCGTCGCCACGAAACCGTCGCGCGCGTCCACGGCTACGACGATGCCGCCGGGGAATTCCTTCGCCATATCCTTGACGAATTCGGGGTCCTTCAGCGCCGCCGTGCCCATTACCACGCGCGACACGCCAAGGTTGAACCAGCCCTCGATCGATTCGCGCGTGCGGATGCCCCCGCCCAATTGCACATGGCCCTCAAAGCTCTGCAGGATCGCCTCAACCGCCTCGCGGTTTTCCGCGCGGCCCGCAAACGAGCCGTCCAGATCGACCACATGCAGGAACTGGCTGCCGGCGGCGGCAAAGATCTGCGCCTGCGCGGCCGGGTTGTCGCCATAGACCGTGGCGCGGTCCATATCGCCCTCGGCCAGACGGACGACCTGACCACCCTTGAGGTCGATTGCGGGAAAAACGATCACAGCTTCCACTCCAGAAAACGGGCCAGCAGCGAGAGGCCATAGGACTGGCTCTTCTCGGGGTGAAATTGCACGCCAAGAATGTTGTCGCGCCCGACAGCGGCGGTCACGCCCCCGCCATGGTCGGTCATGGCCACCACATGATGGCCATCCTCGGCAACAAATTCATAGGAGTGCAGGAAATAGGCCTCGCCCGGCTCGATCAGCGGGGCATTGGGCTTCACGCCCACATCGTTCCATCCCATATGCGGGATCTTGATGGTGGGGTCGGCGCGCTCCATCAACCGCACCTCGCCCGGAATCCAGCCCAGCCCCTCGGTAATGCCATGTTCGACGCCGCGCGTGGCCAGCAGTTGCATGCCCACGCAAATGCCGAGGAAAGGCGCCTCACCTACCAGCACGCGCTCTTCCATCGCGGCGACGAGGCCGGGGATCGCGCGCAGACCTTGCGCACAAGCCTTGAACGAGCCGACACCGGGC harbors:
- the hisH gene encoding imidazole glycerol phosphate synthase subunit HisH, producing MSEVLALIDYGAGNLHSVANALKAAGAEGVTITADPDVVRAADRIVLPGVGSFKACAQGLRAIPGLVAAMEERVLVGEAPFLGICVGMQLLATRGVEHGITEGLGWIPGEVRLMERADPTIKIPHMGWNDVGVKPNAPLIEPGEAYFLHSYEFVAEDGHHVVAMTDHGGGVTAAVGRDNILGVQFHPEKSQSYGLSLLARFLEWKL
- the hisF gene encoding imidazole glycerol phosphate synthase subunit HisF encodes the protein MTVRIRVIPCLDVRDGRVVKGVNFVDLIDAGDPVEQARAYDAAGADELCFLDISASHEGRGTLLDVVRRTAEVCFMPLTVGGGVRSAEDARALLLAGADKVAVNSAAVSRPEVVRDIAEKFGSQCIVASVDARRVAPGRWEIFTHGGRKATGIDAIEHAVRLTELGAGELLVTSMDGDGTQAGYDLELTRKIADSVGIPVIASGGVGNLDHLVDGVTKGHASAVLAASIFHFGKYSIAQAHGALRAAGLPARGG
- the hisA gene encoding 1-(5-phosphoribosyl)-5-[(5-phosphoribosylamino)methylideneamino]imidazole-4-carboxamide isomerase yields the protein MIVFPAIDLKGGQVVRLAEGDMDRATVYGDNPAAQAQIFAAAGSQFLHVVDLDGSFAGRAENREAVEAILQSFEGHVQLGGGIRTRESIEGWFNLGVSRVVMGTAALKDPEFVKDMAKEFPGGIVVAVDARDGFVATQGWADVSDVAVVDLARRFEDAGVASLLFTDIGRDGLLKGANIEATVDLARRVNIPVIASGGVKGLDDIRLLALHAEDGIEGVITGRALFEGKLDLAAAIAMANKE